In the genome of Fulvivirga maritima, one region contains:
- the mraZ gene encoding division/cell wall cluster transcriptional repressor MraZ produces MAFFTSEYECKIDAKGRLVLPAKIKANLPETSGNELVVRRGFEPCLILYPMVEFKKIYSKIAGLNEFNEEYRKLQRNFFRGSSVVELDNTGRFLIPKLMLSYAGLKKDAVVVGMGNKVEIWDPERYEEHLISDPAEFSKLAQKYLDD; encoded by the coding sequence ATGGCATTTTTCACTAGTGAATATGAGTGCAAGATCGATGCTAAGGGTAGACTGGTTTTACCAGCAAAGATCAAAGCTAACTTACCAGAAACTTCTGGTAATGAGTTAGTTGTGCGTCGTGGATTTGAGCCTTGCTTGATTCTTTACCCCATGGTAGAGTTTAAAAAAATCTACTCAAAAATCGCTGGGTTGAATGAGTTTAATGAGGAGTATAGAAAGCTACAGCGAAACTTCTTCAGGGGTAGTTCTGTAGTTGAGCTTGATAATACTGGGAGGTTTCTCATACCTAAGTTGATGCTGAGTTATGCAGGGTTGAAAAAGGATGCTGTGGTGGTAGGTATGGGTAATAAAGTGGAGATATGGGATCCTGAGAGGTATGAAGAGCACCTGATAAGTGATCCTGCTGAGTTCTCGAAACTAGCCCAAAAATATTTGGATGATTAA